One Dioscorea cayenensis subsp. rotundata cultivar TDr96_F1 chromosome 15, TDr96_F1_v2_PseudoChromosome.rev07_lg8_w22 25.fasta, whole genome shotgun sequence genomic region harbors:
- the LOC120277311 gene encoding perakine reductase-like codes for MEKKMMIPRVKLGTQGLEVSKLGFGCMSLSWAYNSPVPEEQGIGIIKHAFNQGITFFDTSDIYGPHTNEILIGKALKELPREEIQLATKFGVATSDGFSGVKVDGRPEYVRACCEASLKRLQVDYIDLYYPHRVDQSVPIEETIGELKKLVEEGKVKYIGLSEASPDTIRRAHAVHPISAVQMEWSLWTREIEQEIVPLCRELGIGIVPYSPLGRGFFGGKAVVEKLSENTILALHPRFIGENLEKNKALYVRVENLAKKHECSTAQLALSWVLHQGDDVVPIPGTSKIKNLDSNIGALQVKLTEEDLKEISDLIPEEEVAGSICIPEIDEKISWKYANTPLPKSA; via the exons atggagaagaagatgatgatcccAAGAGTGAAGCTGGGAACACAGGGATTAGAG GTATCTAAGTTGGGGTTTGGATGCATGAGTCTCAGCTGGGCTTACAATTCACCAGTGCCAGAAGAGCAAGGTATTGGCATCATTAAACATGCATTCAACCAAGGGATCACCTTCTTTGACACCTCTGACATTTATGGACCTCATACTAATGAGATCTTGATTGGCAAG GCATTGAAGGAGTTGCCAAGAGAGGAGATCCAATTGGCAACAAAGTTTGGTGTTGCGACCTCTGATGGATTCAGTGGTGTGAAGGTAGATGGGAGGCCAGAGTATGTGAGGGCCTGTTGCGAGGCCAGTCTGAAGAGACTGCAAGTGGACTATATTGATTTGTATTATCCGCATAGGGTTGATCAGAGTGTTCCTATTGAGGAAACT ATTGGAGAATTGAAGAAGTTGGTGGAAGAAGGGAAAGTGAAGTACATTGGGTTATCAGAGGCCAGTCCGGACACAATCAGGCGGGCTCATGCAGTGCATCCTATTTCTGCAGTTCAAATGGAATGGTCTTTATGGACTCGTGAGATTGAACAAGAGATTGTCCCACTTTGCAG AGAACTTGGCATCGGAATAGTACCATACAGTCCACTCGGCCGGGGATTTTTTGGTGGCAAAGCAGTTGTAGAAAAACTTTCTGAAAACACAATCttg GCTTTGCATCCACGGTTCATTGGCGAGAACTTGGAGAAGAACAAAGCATTATATGTGAGAGTTGAGAATTTGGCTAAGAAACATGAATGCAGCACTGCTCAACTAGCTCTGTCTTGGGTTCTCCATCAGGGGGATGATGTTGTTCCAATCCCTG GAACAAGCAAAATCAAGAACCTGGATAGTAACATTGGCGCTTTACAAGTGAAGCTGACAGAGGAGGACTTAAAAGAAATTTCTGATTTAATACCAGAAGAAGAGGTGGCAGGTTCCATATGTATTCCtgaaattgatgaaaaaatCAGCTGGAAATATGCAAACACACCACTTCCCAAATCAGCTTGA